A stretch of Thermococcus bergensis DNA encodes these proteins:
- a CDS encoding DUF2178 domain-containing protein, whose amino-acid sequence MSKLVHLLPLVGIMAMGWIMGWALPEGKVEVSVVVFVLGAFFIYGYYSVLEKRGHVFEDERTKRISEIAAVRTIQIVEVALAIAMIVLTEKLSDPKFAGAFAAIGLTLAGVLFLHLILRHYYARVM is encoded by the coding sequence ATGAGCAAGCTTGTACACCTTCTACCGCTGGTTGGTATTATGGCAATGGGATGGATAATGGGTTGGGCACTCCCAGAGGGAAAAGTTGAAGTATCCGTGGTGGTTTTTGTGCTAGGAGCGTTTTTCATTTATGGCTATTATTCAGTCCTTGAAAAGAGAGGTCATGTCTTTGAGGACGAGCGTACAAAAAGGATAAGCGAAATTGCCGCAGTAAGAACCATTCAAATTGTAGAGGTAGCTTTGGCTATCGCTATGATAGTTCTTACAGAAAAGCTGAGTGATCCGAAGTTTGCGGGGGCTTTTGCTGCCATAGGACTCACACTTGCTGGGGTGCTTTTCCTACACCTCATTCTAAGGCATTATTACGCAAGGGTGATGTGA
- a CDS encoding DUF2178 domain-containing protein produces MNELLIVAVISLIGGALLGTLMTRIMLREIGLPADERAKEIDKRTALKALELVMIVDIILLFYHWFVTKNSDARDTALIIFMAIFFSIWIFRAYYARRM; encoded by the coding sequence ATGAACGAATTGCTCATCGTTGCAGTTATCTCCCTTATTGGTGGAGCTCTTCTTGGAACTTTGATGACGAGAATTATGCTTCGAGAAATAGGGCTTCCCGCCGATGAAAGAGCGAAGGAAATAGATAAAAGGACTGCACTTAAAGCTTTGGAGCTCGTTATGATTGTGGACATCATTTTATTATTTTATCATTGGTTTGTTACAAAAAACAGCGATGCTAGGGACACAGCTTTGATAATCTTCATGGCGATATTCTTTAGCATCTGGATCTTTAGAGCATACTACGCTAGGAGGATGTGA
- a CDS encoding helix-turn-helix transcriptional regulator → MKNRLRELREERGLTQEELAKALGVTRQTIIAIEKGKYDPSLRLAFKIARFFNTKIEDIFIYEEE, encoded by the coding sequence ATGAAGAACCGTCTCCGCGAGCTCAGGGAAGAGAGAGGACTAACGCAAGAGGAGCTTGCCAAAGCCCTTGGCGTCACGAGGCAGACTATAATAGCGATAGAGAAAGGCAAATACGACCCATCTCTAAGGTTAGCCTTTAAGATAGCAAGGTTTTTTAACACGAAGATTGAGGATATATTCATATACGAAGAAGAGTAA
- a CDS encoding ABC transporter ATP-binding protein, producing the protein MPAVKVENLEKDYGKVKALKGISFEIKEGEIFGLIGPNGAGKSTTLKILATLLTPTGGRAEVFGHDVVKEGDEIRKLISYLPEEAGAYKNLKGMEYLQFMAKLYAKTGKSYEKMLELGVKLSGLGDRLNDKISTYSKGMTRKLLLARALMVEPKLAILDEPASGLDIINAYSIRQTIKQFAREKGITFLVSSHNMLEVEFLCDRVALINRGMIVEIGTPKELKEKYEAENLEEVFMSIIGGKQAVEVFE; encoded by the coding sequence TTGCCCGCTGTAAAAGTTGAAAACCTTGAGAAAGACTACGGAAAAGTCAAGGCTCTCAAAGGAATAAGCTTTGAGATCAAAGAGGGCGAAATTTTCGGCCTAATAGGGCCAAACGGTGCTGGGAAGAGCACGACGCTCAAGATTCTAGCAACTTTGTTAACTCCAACGGGGGGAAGGGCTGAAGTCTTTGGCCACGATGTAGTTAAAGAGGGGGATGAAATAAGGAAGCTCATAAGTTACCTTCCGGAGGAAGCCGGAGCTTATAAGAACCTCAAGGGAATGGAGTACCTCCAGTTTATGGCCAAGCTTTATGCTAAAACGGGAAAGAGTTATGAAAAGATGCTCGAGCTTGGTGTAAAGCTTAGCGGTCTTGGAGATAGGCTGAACGACAAAATATCCACCTACTCAAAGGGTATGACGAGAAAGCTTTTGCTTGCGAGAGCTTTGATGGTTGAGCCCAAGCTTGCTATTCTGGATGAGCCGGCAAGCGGACTGGACATAATAAACGCGTATTCCATAAGGCAGACGATAAAACAGTTCGCAAGAGAAAAGGGAATAACATTTCTAGTTTCAAGCCACAATATGCTCGAAGTGGAGTTTCTCTGTGATAGGGTTGCTCTGATAAACCGCGGCATGATAGTTGAAATAGGCACTCCAAAGGAGCTGAAAGAAAAATACGAGGCGGAAAACCTCGAAGAAGTCTTTATGTCCATAATCGGGGGCAAACAAGCAGTGGAGGTGTTTGAATGA
- a CDS encoding ABC transporter permease: MSDFWILVMKELKDLLRDKGLIFGIIIVPLIIYPALGQMMQVGFEQAQEETKVVLVNLDEGQYGDLLIKALEAAPNVTLTKIEALSVDEALQKAQEENYNMIVIIPQNFSRAIENNQKAQVEVYGIIRGISGGMREAVSEGRINAVLTVLNEYLAKLKIQQNMEGDPEAILKPIDAKSFTVIKGRVVAIPPSLVANLITSQSFSMPIVIFIMIILVAQMSAGSMAMEKENKTLETLLTLPVKRITIVAGKMVGTAVIGIIAAIAYMIGMRNYLGSLTSSAQVGITLEELGLTVTPQGAALFVLIMFLAMIFALSFAMLLAVFAEDTKSANTVVSAGIMPLTFPTFILMFADLETLPLAIKYLLLAIPFSHPILASRAMLMGEYSTMYASAVYLGVLSVLMLLITARFFTTEKLLTAKLRLRRRG; this comes from the coding sequence ATGAGTGACTTCTGGATACTTGTAATGAAAGAGCTCAAAGACCTTCTGAGGGATAAGGGGCTTATATTTGGCATAATAATAGTTCCCCTGATCATATATCCCGCCTTGGGGCAGATGATGCAGGTAGGCTTTGAACAGGCTCAAGAGGAAACCAAGGTTGTGCTGGTGAACCTTGATGAGGGGCAGTACGGCGATTTGTTAATCAAAGCTTTAGAAGCCGCTCCCAATGTAACCTTAACCAAAATAGAGGCTTTGAGCGTTGATGAAGCCCTCCAGAAAGCTCAAGAAGAGAACTACAACATGATCGTAATAATCCCGCAGAACTTTTCAAGGGCCATAGAGAACAACCAAAAGGCTCAAGTCGAGGTGTACGGCATAATCAGAGGAATAAGCGGAGGCATGAGAGAGGCAGTAAGTGAGGGAAGGATAAACGCTGTACTGACGGTTCTCAACGAGTATCTCGCGAAGCTAAAGATACAGCAGAACATGGAAGGCGACCCTGAGGCTATTTTGAAACCAATAGACGCAAAGAGCTTCACCGTAATTAAAGGGCGTGTTGTAGCCATTCCGCCTTCCTTGGTAGCGAACCTCATAACGTCCCAGTCTTTTTCTATGCCTATCGTGATATTCATAATGATAATATTAGTTGCTCAGATGTCCGCCGGGAGTATGGCTATGGAAAAGGAGAACAAAACCCTCGAAACCCTCCTAACTCTGCCCGTGAAAAGAATAACTATTGTAGCTGGAAAGATGGTAGGGACGGCTGTAATAGGTATAATAGCAGCAATAGCTTATATGATCGGTATGAGGAACTACCTCGGAAGCTTGACTTCCTCTGCTCAGGTCGGAATCACCCTTGAAGAGCTTGGACTAACGGTTACCCCACAAGGCGCGGCACTTTTTGTGCTTATAATGTTCCTGGCGATGATATTCGCCCTGAGCTTTGCAATGCTGCTTGCGGTTTTTGCCGAGGATACAAAGAGCGCAAACACCGTGGTAAGTGCAGGAATAATGCCGCTGACGTTTCCTACGTTCATCCTCATGTTCGCAGACCTGGAAACTCTGCCTCTGGCAATCAAATACCTCCTGCTTGCAATTCCTTTCAGCCACCCGATATTGGCTTCCAGGGCAATGCTTATGGGGGAATATTCCACTATGTATGCCAGTGCAGTTTACCTAGGAGTCCTATCGGTGCTGATGTTGCTTATAACTGCAAGGTTCTTTACAACAGAAAAGCTCCTCACAGCAAAGCTGAGACTTAGAAGAAGGGGGTGA
- a CDS encoding inorganic phosphate transporter, with the protein MDATIIAAVAIAFYIAWNIGANDSANAMGTAVGAGLLSFRQATLTIAIFVMLGAYLKGYKVMKTIGKGIIPPEYLTLNIAIIALLAAGIWVTIATIKGLPVSTTQAIVGGVVGVGIAIRAPINWGTLIKIAGAWVCSPILAAIFALILFKFYGQVVNNIKSFGRIELLYKWLAVLGGSYMAFNFGVNEVANATGLLVGAGFFSPKAAGMFGAISLAIGSLTFSYAVMYTVGKKITSLGPLSAFSAQFGSAIAVSLANMFGLPVSSSQAIVGGVIGVGLATGRKVGKKVVGEIVFGWVATPTISIVLALGIFKLFQLSGLI; encoded by the coding sequence ATGGACGCGACAATAATAGCAGCGGTTGCAATTGCATTCTACATAGCGTGGAATATAGGGGCTAATGACAGTGCAAATGCAATGGGAACAGCTGTGGGGGCGGGGTTGTTAAGCTTCCGCCAGGCAACACTAACTATAGCAATCTTTGTCATGCTTGGAGCTTACTTAAAGGGATACAAGGTAATGAAAACGATAGGAAAGGGCATTATTCCTCCAGAGTATCTTACCCTCAATATTGCCATAATCGCCCTCCTTGCAGCTGGCATATGGGTAACAATAGCGACAATAAAAGGGCTCCCCGTATCAACAACTCAAGCGATAGTTGGGGGAGTAGTCGGGGTGGGAATAGCCATCAGAGCTCCGATAAACTGGGGGACTTTGATAAAAATAGCTGGAGCTTGGGTGTGTTCTCCCATATTAGCAGCCATTTTTGCTCTGATACTCTTTAAGTTTTATGGGCAAGTGGTGAATAACATCAAGAGCTTTGGGAGAATTGAGCTTCTTTACAAGTGGCTTGCTGTCCTTGGAGGTTCGTACATGGCATTTAACTTTGGAGTGAATGAGGTGGCAAATGCAACGGGACTCCTTGTTGGGGCTGGCTTCTTCAGTCCAAAAGCCGCCGGGATGTTTGGGGCTATAAGCCTGGCCATTGGCTCCTTAACTTTCAGCTACGCTGTGATGTACACCGTGGGAAAAAAGATCACATCTCTTGGCCCATTGTCCGCTTTCTCGGCTCAATTCGGGTCTGCCATAGCTGTTAGCCTAGCAAACATGTTTGGACTCCCTGTTAGCTCAAGTCAAGCCATAGTTGGGGGAGTCATCGGGGTAGGGCTTGCAACAGGAAGAAAAGTGGGGAAAAAAGTTGTAGGGGAAATAGTGTTTGGGTGGGTTGCCACGCCAACAATCAGTATAGTCTTAGCACTCGGAATCTTTAAGCTCTTCCAGCTCTCGGGGTTGATTTAA
- a CDS encoding pyruvate/ketoisovalerate ferredoxin oxidoreductase subunit gamma: MIEIRFHGRGGQGAVTAANILAEAAFLEGKYVQAFPFFGVERRGAPVTAFTRIDEKPIRIKTQIYEPDVVVVLDPSLLDTVDVTAGLKEGGMVIINTEKTKEEVLEKLKKKPAKLALVDATTIALETLGLPITNTSILGAVAKATGIVKIESVEEAIKDAFSGELGEKNARAAKEAFEKTVVYEL, encoded by the coding sequence ATGATAGAGATTCGTTTTCACGGTAGAGGTGGACAAGGTGCAGTTACAGCCGCAAACATTCTAGCCGAGGCAGCTTTCTTAGAAGGCAAGTACGTCCAGGCATTCCCATTCTTTGGTGTTGAAAGAAGAGGTGCTCCAGTTACAGCCTTTACAAGAATTGACGAGAAGCCAATTAGAATTAAGACCCAGATTTATGAGCCAGATGTTGTAGTTGTCCTTGATCCTTCTCTCTTGGATACGGTTGACGTTACAGCCGGTCTTAAAGAGGGAGGAATGGTAATTATAAACACCGAGAAAACCAAGGAGGAAGTCCTCGAGAAGCTCAAGAAGAAGCCAGCCAAGCTTGCACTCGTTGACGCTACAACAATAGCCCTTGAAACTCTTGGCCTGCCAATTACAAACACTTCAATTCTCGGTGCTGTTGCAAAAGCAACAGGAATAGTTAAAATAGAGAGTGTCGAAGAGGCCATCAAGGATGCATTCTCCGGAGAACTTGGTGAAAAGAACGCCAGGGCTGCAAAGGAAGCCTTCGAGAAGACTGTTGTTTATGAGCTTTGA
- a CDS encoding 3-methyl-2-oxobutanoate dehydrogenase subunit delta, giving the protein MNTLFGEKKAKAEKMVFNSVEEYPEAPVTLGTTLSNFTGDWRTFMPVIDESKCIKCYICWKFCPEPAIYIKEDGYTAVDYDYCKGCGVCANECPTKAISMVREEK; this is encoded by the coding sequence TTGAACACTTTATTCGGGGAGAAGAAGGCGAAAGCTGAAAAGATGGTATTTAATTCCGTTGAGGAATATCCAGAAGCACCAGTAACACTAGGGACAACACTATCAAACTTCACAGGCGACTGGAGAACTTTCATGCCGGTTATCGACGAGAGCAAGTGTATAAAGTGCTACATCTGCTGGAAGTTCTGTCCGGAGCCAGCAATATACATCAAAGAGGACGGCTATACTGCGGTGGACTATGACTACTGCAAGGGTTGTGGAGTCTGTGCAAACGAGTGCCCAACAAAGGCAATAAGCATGGTAAGAGAAGAGAAGTGA
- the porA gene encoding pyruvate ferredoxin oxidoreductase, producing MPKKVVSGNYAAAYAAKHARVEVVAAYPITPQTSIIEKIAEFIANGEVENLQYVPVESEHSAMAACIGASATGARAFTATSAQGLALMHEMLHWAAGARLPVVMVDVNRAMAPPWSVWDDQTDSLAQRDTGWLQFYAENNQEVYDGVLMAFKIGEHEKVNLPVMVVESAFILSHTYDVVDMPEQEEIDEFLPPRKPLYTLTDFENPFSVGALGTPADYYEFRYKIAKAMEEAKKVIKEVGKEFGERFGRDYSQMIELYKTDDAEIVFMGMGSLMGTVKEAVDILRSEGYKVGAAKVRWFRPFPREELYELAKNVEGIAVLDRNFSFGQEGILFNEAKGVLYNTDAKPIMKNYIVGLGGRDITVNDVKAIAKNMKEIIQKGKLDREIEWYHLKR from the coding sequence ATGCCAAAGAAAGTTGTGAGTGGTAATTATGCAGCTGCTTATGCTGCCAAACATGCTAGAGTTGAGGTTGTAGCTGCTTATCCTATCACACCTCAGACCTCAATTATTGAGAAAATTGCTGAGTTCATAGCTAATGGAGAAGTTGAAAACCTCCAATATGTGCCCGTTGAGAGTGAGCACTCTGCTATGGCTGCCTGTATAGGTGCTTCAGCAACAGGGGCCAGGGCTTTTACCGCTACCTCTGCCCAGGGTCTGGCTTTAATGCATGAAATGCTCCACTGGGCGGCTGGGGCAAGGCTCCCAGTTGTCATGGTTGATGTTAACAGAGCCATGGCTCCTCCATGGAGCGTTTGGGATGATCAAACTGATTCCTTAGCCCAGAGAGACACCGGATGGCTTCAATTCTATGCCGAAAACAACCAAGAGGTTTATGATGGAGTATTGATGGCGTTTAAGATTGGTGAACATGAGAAGGTCAACCTTCCCGTAATGGTAGTTGAGAGTGCCTTCATCCTCAGTCACACTTACGATGTAGTTGACATGCCAGAGCAGGAGGAGATAGATGAGTTCCTGCCACCAAGGAAGCCACTGTACACATTGACAGACTTCGAGAACCCATTCTCCGTTGGCGCCTTAGGCACCCCAGCTGACTACTATGAGTTCAGGTACAAGATTGCAAAAGCCATGGAGGAAGCGAAGAAAGTCATCAAAGAAGTTGGAAAAGAGTTCGGCGAGCGCTTTGGCAGGGACTACAGCCAGATGATAGAGCTCTACAAGACCGATGATGCAGAGATAGTTTTCATGGGAATGGGCTCACTCATGGGAACCGTAAAAGAGGCAGTTGACATTCTCAGAAGTGAAGGTTACAAGGTCGGAGCAGCCAAGGTTAGGTGGTTCAGGCCGTTCCCAAGGGAAGAGCTCTACGAGTTGGCAAAGAACGTTGAAGGAATAGCGGTTCTCGACAGGAACTTCTCATTTGGACAGGAGGGAATTCTCTTCAACGAGGCTAAGGGTGTCCTTTACAACACTGATGCAAAGCCAATAATGAAGAACTACATCGTTGGACTTGGTGGAAGGGACATAACAGTGAACGATGTAAAGGCAATAGCCAAGAACATGAAGGAGATAATCCAAAAAGGCAAGCTCGATAGAGAAATCGAATGGTACCACTTGAAGAGGTGA
- a CDS encoding 3-methyl-2-oxobutanoate dehydrogenase subunit beta, with protein sequence MELPADVKKKLTLPFEEHFYAGHTACQGCGAALGLRYVLKAYGGKAIFTIPACCSTIIAGPWPYSALNAPLFHTAFETTGAVISGIEAALKAKGYKVKGEDGIMVVGWAGDGGTADIGLQALSGFLERGHDALYIMYDNEAYMNTGIQRSSSTPYGAWTTNTPGGKKHFLEQRPKKKVIDIVIAHKPAYAATASVAYPEDFMKKLKKAQTIKGPAFIQLFAPCPTGWRAPTDKTIELARLAVQTAYFPLFEYENGKYKINMPSPNKEPKPIEEFIKLQGRFKYMTKEDIEILQEWVLREWDELKKKAEIFG encoded by the coding sequence ATGGAGCTTCCTGCTGATGTTAAGAAAAAATTAACCCTTCCCTTTGAGGAGCACTTTTATGCCGGACACACTGCTTGCCAGGGTTGTGGTGCAGCCTTAGGTTTGAGATACGTCCTTAAGGCATATGGAGGAAAAGCAATATTTACAATCCCTGCTTGCTGTTCAACAATCATAGCTGGTCCTTGGCCATACTCAGCTTTAAACGCTCCTCTCTTTCACACTGCATTTGAGACAACAGGTGCAGTAATAAGCGGTATTGAGGCTGCTCTAAAGGCAAAGGGATACAAGGTAAAAGGCGAAGATGGAATAATGGTCGTTGGATGGGCAGGAGATGGCGGTACAGCTGACATTGGTCTCCAAGCCTTGAGCGGTTTCCTTGAGAGGGGACACGATGCCCTTTACATCATGTACGATAACGAGGCGTACATGAATACCGGTATCCAGAGGAGCTCATCCACCCCATACGGTGCCTGGACAACCAACACTCCCGGTGGAAAGAAGCACTTCCTTGAACAGAGGCCAAAGAAAAAGGTTATTGACATTGTAATAGCACACAAGCCAGCTTACGCTGCTACAGCAAGCGTTGCTTATCCAGAAGACTTCATGAAAAAGCTCAAGAAGGCTCAAACAATTAAGGGGCCCGCTTTCATTCAGCTCTTCGCACCATGTCCAACCGGATGGAGAGCTCCAACCGACAAGACAATAGAACTTGCCCGCTTAGCTGTTCAGACTGCATACTTCCCGCTCTTTGAATACGAGAACGGAAAGTACAAGATAAACATGCCTTCACCAAACAAAGAGCCAAAGCCAATTGAAGAGTTCATAAAGCTGCAGGGAAGATTCAAGTACATGACAAAGGAGGACATAGAGATACTTCAAGAGTGGGTGCTTAGAGAATGGGACGAGCTTAAGAAGAAGGCCGAGATCTTCGGCTGA
- the porD gene encoding pyruvate synthase subunit PorD: protein MAESPFKADIERVQKEYSEKMTPGAIVYIPGSSVVNKTGGWRVFMPQFNREKCIRCFMCYTLCPEPAIYLDEESYPVFDYDYCKGCGICANECPTKAIEMVRESK, encoded by the coding sequence ATGGCGGAAAGTCCTTTCAAGGCCGATATTGAAAGAGTCCAAAAGGAATATAGCGAAAAAATGACACCCGGTGCAATAGTTTACATTCCCGGAAGTAGCGTCGTTAACAAGACCGGCGGTTGGAGAGTTTTCATGCCGCAGTTTAACAGGGAGAAGTGTATTAGATGTTTCATGTGCTACACACTCTGCCCAGAGCCTGCAATTTATCTCGACGAAGAAAGCTACCCGGTGTTTGATTACGACTATTGTAAGGGCTGTGGAATCTGTGCAAATGAATGCCCAACCAAAGCAATTGAAATGGTTAGAGAAAGCAAATGA